From a region of the Myxococcus stipitatus genome:
- a CDS encoding PilZ domain-containing protein: protein MGNGNPRVNALDEYKALREQQGARPLSADEAQRLELLRDVLLELGALPPEGSPLPTRPARADAVLELTFATQDDVVRAYSKNIGAGGLAIRTARALPVGSTLELRLSLPDAPQQPLVARAQVAWSREDGMGVAFTQLPAEGERRLKAFLAEDASLLKRVRSVLKTDVRELLTTDVRELGKGPAPQAANAVEVDTRAPVLVRLTEPQQMALVTELFLQKGVRLATEADKPTILVVDTGSALDVLSAFGRPGTRTVMVNVSGPDSLMGRLSNLNPAAFVKHPATAAAVLQAVEKLLATTAPR, encoded by the coding sequence ATGGGAAACGGAAACCCGCGCGTCAACGCGCTCGACGAGTACAAGGCGCTGCGCGAGCAGCAGGGGGCCCGGCCGCTGAGCGCCGACGAGGCGCAGCGCCTGGAGCTCCTGCGCGACGTGCTCCTGGAGCTGGGCGCCCTGCCCCCCGAGGGCAGCCCGCTCCCCACGCGCCCCGCCCGCGCGGACGCGGTGCTCGAGCTGACGTTCGCGACGCAGGACGACGTGGTCCGCGCGTACAGCAAGAACATCGGCGCCGGGGGGCTCGCCATCCGCACCGCGCGCGCCCTGCCGGTGGGGAGCACGCTCGAGCTGCGCCTGTCCCTGCCGGACGCGCCGCAACAGCCGCTGGTGGCCCGCGCCCAGGTGGCCTGGTCCCGCGAGGACGGAATGGGCGTGGCCTTCACGCAGCTGCCCGCGGAGGGGGAGCGGCGCCTCAAGGCGTTCCTCGCGGAGGACGCCTCGCTGCTCAAGCGCGTGCGCAGCGTCCTGAAGACGGATGTGCGGGAGCTGCTGACGACGGACGTCCGCGAGCTGGGCAAGGGACCCGCGCCGCAGGCCGCGAACGCCGTCGAGGTGGACACGCGCGCGCCCGTGCTCGTGCGCTTGACGGAGCCCCAGCAGATGGCGCTCGTCACCGAGCTGTTCCTCCAGAAGGGCGTCCGGCTGGCCACGGAGGCGGACAAGCCCACCATCCTCGTCGTCGACACCGGCTCCGCGCTCGACGTGCTCAGCGCCTTCGGTCGCCCCGGCACGCGCACCGTCATGGTGAACGTGAGCGGCCCGGACTCCCTGATGGGGCGGCTGTCGAACCTCAACCCCGCCGCCTTCGTGAAGCACCCGGCCACCGCCGCGGCGGTGCTCCAGGCCGTGGAGAAGCTGCTCGCGAC